The DNA region TTTttatgaattgaaatttttttaaaaagtattttgaatttcttatttttggagCTAAAATGagatttccaaaaaatattaggattttcattttacttttctaattccttattgaaaattttaattatttttctccttCAACATCCTTACTCAAGGGGAATCagttacaaaaataaaagcaatcatattttctaaaaatagataatttattcGTGTTCTCCATATTATAAATTCTTAAGCCTTTATTCATCCTCTTAGTTATATTACTAAGTATCCTTGTTTATTTTaaacaactatatatataaatatatatatatatatatatatttatttatttattgtgggAGGGGTAAGATTCGAACACATAATAGTGCCAAGTGGGTTTGACCTAAGGAGAGGGAAGGTCCATCCTTTCATCAATTCTGGCCCAATACGTTGATAAGAACTCAAATATTGAAACCAAAGAAGCCGACCGCCCTAGGAGCCCAAAGAGTGAACATTCCTCGGTAGGTTTTAGGTAAGCCACTTGGACCAAAAGACAAAATACTAAGGAAAGAAGTAAGGACATACAActaaagaaaaagggaaatatCTAGATAAAATACTCACCACCTCCGCATTCAATCTCagctggccgcattaatgataGAATGACTCCTGAACAGTACTCTCATAGCTTGCAACACATTCTACTACCTCTAGCAAAatcttgatgggacaagtatccaaatgAAGATCAGTGACTATATAAGTAGAGGATTAGAATgcacttcaaagttcaaatagcTATATAAGGAAAAGGAACTCTTCCAAAATAGGGGGACTGAGAATCATAGAAAAACATACAATTGTGCATCTATAAGCTTTGTAACCAAGACTTGAATATTATATGAACTAGTGATCTTCGGACTAACCCAAGAAAGAGTTAATATTGAAATCTTCTCCTTTTTTACTGgtaatttattgtttttctaCTAACTTTAAATGAAACCATAAGAACTTACGAAGGTTGACCTCGAGAGCTCATTCtctaaaaatctatatatatatatatatatatatatatatatatatatataattaataggtgaagtagagagaaactccaattgcaattccaaattagaattctaatatatattgtgccacgtgtcattgtaaatatgaaattggagtctaattttccTCCATCTGTTGTAATTCTAATgtgcttctctttttttccaCACCCGTATATTTTCAGGTTCACCTCCCTTTTCCACACTTACGTATTTTCAAGTTTACCCCCCTTTTCCACATCGATTCAAGCACCTTAATATACAGCTCCCCTCTTCTTCAATCAATGCTatggaatttcaaaagaatctGTCGGTATCAGtgatgcatgtatttgggtatttctgtatcttatataagaagaAGTTCTCTAGATATTCCGATTATACTTgtctttacaattttcatggtTCTAGTTTATGCTCTGCAAAACGAATACCAACCattcctaaggtttgattactaCTTTATTTCATTTGCCTATACTGTTGTtcttttttgtgtaaattttttattgtttaattatataattttatggttttcctatgattgatgttgtatgtttattttctttcatctgtctatactttctttcctttttttcaataatttttatagtttaattataaaattattttgttttcctatcattgatgttgcatgtttcttttctttttcataacatGTTATCAACACGAGTCTCTACCCAATTTCGAAATGAAGTTGTAATCCCATTATTCTTCAAACATCAAAAATTATTTGTGTAGTTTTCTCAACTCactgtaatttttcttttaaagaactAGTACTTATcctatttgtttgtctttacattttatgctcataattttagagatttttaagtgattaaaaaaaaattaagagatttaCGTTATTCTATTGTTATGAGATGCATGTTATGAGATTcacatttaattgattaaaatattttgttaaaaatggtTTGTGATAAAGTAACTAAATCATAGTTATATGTACCGTGCATGAATCaaccttgaatatatatatgtctatgtagcattctttcattagaattttgtatgataaaaatatttgttaaaaaattacataatgctaagttttattaaacatgaataaactaagtcttttaaacatgactaaactcatgattaataaataaataaataacaaaactaatagtatcacttaaataataaaatgcaatatatttattttcattattttattaaattatatccatTTTCGTGCGGTAGCATAGGTTATATACTAGTTAATTGTAATAGGCCGTCACAAATTAACTCTCCATGCAACTTGAGTTGATAATTGAtttttgcctatatatatatatatatatatagctaagAGAAGGGAAGTTGAATCCTAAATATCTCTGCATAAAACACTATAATATACCAACtagttaaattacaaaattcttTCGTTTCACAGTTTAGTACTTTTATCTTTGGTAATTGTGTCCCATTCCTTAACCATGTGGAAGATTAAGATCCACAATAATCAGAGGCGGGGAACATAAATGCGGACCCAACTTGGGTGATTTTCTTGGTGGCACCTTATCTCTTCATTTCAATTCGTTTATCAGACCATGAGCACTcagccaaaaaataataataataataataataataataataataataataatacagaAGTAACAACTGGTCTTATTTcactaatatattattaagaggaaaaaaataaaatacgaaacatttttttttatagaaagcaTACGTGGCATAGTAATGGTGgaatataaaataatacaagttttttttctttcttttttctttttgctaaaataaaataaaacaccttttttttaataggatgtTTGCTCTATTATACGAGTAACGTTGATAAAAGTCATGGCAAGTATCTTGAagcaccttttttttattcagaaaGGTATCTTGAagtacttaaattcaaatatacTATAGAAATGTTGACTATCTTCCAAATAATTAACACCCATCTCTAGGACCACCATGACTCCATGAGGTACGTGACAACCTTGTCAATGTTTGGACTGTTTGGTATATCATACTAAGCGAAACACTAGCTGCAGAGCACAGATCAATGGTTGTTagcagtggtggtggtggaggccCTTGGGCGGAGATGAAGGGCGGCCTCACCCTCCAAATTCTAAAGGGGCGAAGATTCATGATGTTTGGGTCTCTTTTGATTATGAACACAGCTGGTTTGAGCTACATCTTTAGCCTTTACTCCAGCGAGATCAAGTCCTCACTTGGCTATGACCAAACCACCCTCAATTTGATCAGCTTCTACAAGGACTTGGGTGCAAATATTGGAATCATCTCTGGCCTAATCAATGAGATCACACCCCCATGGGTTGTGTTAGCTATGGGTGCAGGGTTCAACTTTTTTGGGTACTTCATGATATGGCTAAGCGTGACTGGAAGAATTGCCAAGCCCCATGTTTGGCAAATGTGCTTATACATATGCCTTGGCTCAAATTCACAACCTTTTGTCAACACTGGAGCCCTTGTCACTTGCATCAAGAACTTCCCTGAAAGCCGTGGAGTTCTTATTGGTGTTTTGAAGGGTTACACGGGTCTAAGTGGGGCTGTGATTACACAGTTGTACCATGCTATCTATGGTGATGACGCGAAGTCTTTGATTTTGCTAATAGCGTGGCTTCCAGTAGCTATATGTTTGGCTTTTCTTCGAACCATGAGGATCATGAAGGCTCCTCGGCAGCCAAACGAGCTCAAACTTCTCTATAATTTCCTCTATATTTCGCTTGGTCTCGCGGGGTTCTTGATGATTATAATCATATTAGAGAAAAGGGTCACCTTTACACAAAGTGAATATGGAGGGAGTGCAGCCATGGTACTTTTCTTACTGTTTCTCCCACTTGCAGTTGTCATTAGGGACGAGTACGAGCTTTGGAAGAACAAGAATGAAGCCATCAATGACCCTTCACCATTAGAAGTTACTACAGAAGAGGCAATTTCTAGTACTGAAGCTTCAACAATTTCAGTCACGAAACCAAGTGCTCAAAATAACAAGCAAGTTTCTTGTTGGCAAACAGCTTTTCAGCCACCAGATAGAGGGGAGGACTATACGATATTACAAGCACTTTTCAGCATTGACATGTTGCTGATATTCTTAGCTACAATCTGTGGCCTAGGGGGAACTTTAACGGTAATAGACAACTTGGGTCAGATTGGAGATTCCTTAGAATATCCAAAGCAAAGCATAAGCACTTTTGTGTCACTTGTAAGCATTTGGAACTACCTCGGACGTGTGGTCGCAGGTATTACCTCAGAATTTTTCATTACAAAGTATAAAATCCCACGCACTCTCATGCTCACTTTAACTCTCCTAGTATCATGTGTTGGTCACCTATTAATCGCTTTTAATGTACCAAATGGTATCTATTTCGCATCGGTgattattgggttttgtttcgGTGCCCAATGGCCATTGCTCTTTGCAATTATTTCTGAAATCTTTGGCCTTAAGTACTACTCTACGCTATTCAATTTTGCGGCAGTGGCTAGTCCAATTGGGTCTTATTTGCTCAATGTGAGGGTCACTGGGCATTTATATGACAAGGAAGCTGAGAAGCAAATGGCAGCCTCGGGGCTCATAAGGAAGGCTGGGGAGGACTTGAAGTGTACTGGGGTTGATTGCTTCAAATTGTCTTTCATAATCATTGCTGCCGTGACCTTTTTTGGCACACTTGTTTCGTTCATTCTGGTGCTAAGGACTAGGAAGTTCTATAAGAGTGACATTTATAAGAAGTTCAGTGAGAATGAGAATCAGGCCCAAACGAAAACCGTGATGGCTGGAGATGGTGCCCAACTGGTGGAGGCACAAGTTAGGTAGGTAACAATGACTTTTTTTCTCCCCTCCCTTGTAGCAATtgtgaagcttttttttttttttttttgtgggtcttttcttgcaaaataaTCTGTAATTACCAAGTGTTTTCTAAGGTTacaaggcttttttttttttttttaatttattttaattcctACTggatattaataatattaataccacacacaaatacattaatttttccaaaaccgTCTTTCCTACGTGGTAGATTATGAAaggtaaaaaaatcaaatttatggGATAGTAACAAATAACCAATCATATTTTGTCACGTaggaaaattatgacaaaatGTGTATATTTGTGTGCAGTATTAGTATTATTAACTAGATAATAAAGGACGCTTCACACTTGTGGTTTAATTAAAGTGGCTTGTATTTGCTAAAGACCTTGTAGTTGAATTGGACCTCTCCATGTATAAAGTGCTTGGAAGTTTAGGGGGAAAAAGGTTTGAGCTGCGGGGTTAGcaatatattgtaattatttttcaaaaagtggCTTGTATTTATTACTTTATGCAACTTCGTTGATGGAAGAAAATTTAGTATGCATTTGGATTTTGGATGCTTTTTAGTGCCCTTTTGGTTCAGTGTTTATGGACAAAAAAGTCACGATGGCAATTTCAAAATGTCATTTGAGATGGAATGAGACATTTggtaaaattttgaaaccaTGCCTTTTGGACCTAATgtgattttctttgttttggcaAAGCATGTAGGAGAAGCAATTCCAAattccaaagaaacaaaaaaaacaatgtggaaaaaatgaattttcacataaattttcaCTCACTTACCCATATCCTCCTTGGCAGAAGGACTTATATAAGAGTGACCTCTAGGGGCAGTTTGGGAAtaatttgtttagttttttttttttgtgaaaatgctatagataaaagataaaaactaaataaaataaattaattgcttttttttaagtattgtAGCAAAAAAAGTAGAGTAGAACCCACAATGATTAAAAATTAACTATCATTTGTGCAAAATCTGTAACATAGAACCCACAAACAATCAACTTTACCTCACTCTTTGAACAAAAAGTTATAGTAAGACTCTTAAAATGTGCCAAGCCGGTTGAGCAATTAAGCTCGCTTAAGCCAAAAAGAATTTCTTCTTTGCAAGACCCATGGGACATGTAAACAATAGAAATAGTTATAAATTCTATTTCATTCTACCTAGAAAAGTCTGAATTTTCCATTCTAATTAGTTAACCGGTACGATTCAGCCCTCTATTTTATCTGCCTTCTATTTTACCTTGCTCCAAATACCAGTCTATTTCACTCTATTTCACTAAATTCTACTAGGTATGTTGAGTCTATTTCACTCTATTTCACTAAATTCTACTAGGTATGTTGATTTTGACGGGTACGTGAATGAATCATTATTTTTCacctatacttttttttaagaaacttttaTTATTTCACTTACATATGacattttaatatcattttcctttaacaatgtgtttttcttgtttACTTTACTCacatataaaatgttttttttcttcattaatatacttatatatgacattttttatacttatattatataatgatgattaagtgtgtgtttggcattggcttaaaaagccagttttttttttttttttactattcagcttatatatttgctactattcatgagtcgcATTGCACTTTTTCGTATTATTCATGAGCTctactgtattatttcaactatcttttagttttatctacagtacttttagcaaaaagatTTCACTTTCAGTTAAATTAGTTGTTCCCAAATAGACACAAAGTTTGTGCACTATTTGATTTCGAATTAATAATCTGATACGGTATAGTATCATGTGATACGGTATAGTATCATGTGATActtaggtgtgtgtgtgtgtgtgtgtgtgtgtgtgtgaaactttaGTGGTAACCACGAAATGGTATGCCAGAATAGACAGgtaacaaaatttttcatttcaatggGCAAATCGGAACAAGGTccgaaaaaatattttgaacattTAGAAGTAATAAGCAATAAGTTGTTAGTTTTGAACAATTTAAGTGCACCCAAACACTCACTTATAGATTGAGTTGTTCCCAAATAGACACAAAGTTTGTGCactatttgattttgaattaataATCTGATACGGTATAGTATCATGTGATACTTaggtgtatgtgtgtgtgtgtaaaacttTAGTGGTAACGACGAAATGGTATGCCAGAATAGACAGGTAACAAAATTTttccactacaaaaaacgcgcgctatagccgcgttttttagccgcgtttataaaaaaaagcgGCTATAcctgacctatagccgcgtttaaaagaaacgcggctatagaccaaacctATAGCCCCGTTTCCAAGAAACGTGGCTTCAGACCcaatctatagctgcgttttgttaaacgcggccataggttCGGTCTGAAGCTGCGTTTCTAGTGCCTTGAGCTGCGTTTTACATCcggactatagccgcgtttatcaaaacgcggctataggtccagacaaaaatatttttttaatagggtGCTATGTACagtagaacaaatttttttataagggagggttatagccgcgtttcacaaaaacgcggctatagatccagtcaaataatatatatattttaaaaacatgacttgtatatccaaataaatttttttttatatataagggaggggctatagccgcgtttctgaaaacgcggctataggtccagtcaaataatatatatattttaaaaagattacCCGTGCATccgaataaaatttttttttataagggaggggctatagccgcgtttctgaaaacgcggctataggtccagtcaaataatatatatattttttaaaaggatgacctgtgcatccgaataaatttttttagtataagggaggggctatagccgcgttttcaaaaacgcggctataggtaacacCAATTAAAAGCCCCAGAACCCACTTTCCCACCTACCCccactcttatcttttctttcttatcttttctttctttcgtcAATCTCTGCTTTCCtgggttctttctttctttcttctctgcaaGTCACGCCGAactcctttctttctctttttttttttttttccttcttcactccaacacagctcttttttttttctttgtttctttgctgctgcttcttttcttttttttctctctttccttctttttttctctcgttccttctttttttctttcaacacaacGCACACTCCTCTCACCGGTACACTCCACACCACCTtatacttcatttttcaagCAAGGGTCACTGGAAAACTTCATAAGAAAAGCTAAAGGCTCACTCATCTCtactatttgaggtaaaaattctctaattttttaatgggtattatactttttctagaagttatttttgctattgtgttgctgatattgtgcttatgtttaaataggtttgtgttcttgagcttttgtgttctttgaatggatttagtgttaaatttgggttggttttgtttaaatttggaGCACGTTGCATTTGTACTGTCAGTATatggtgtttgattttgaattttttgggtgtgtttgattttaaactttttgggtttgtgtttgattttgaattttttgagtttgtgtttaatttaaaaattctttttgtttgaattttgaatttttgggggaaaaaaaacccagaaaattatttttgtttaaaaaaaaaaagctgaatttttgaattttttggggaaaaaaaaaccccagtaaattttttttttgtttttagggaggggctatagccgcggttTAAACGCAGCTCAAGTctggtctgtagccgcgtttttaaaaaacgcggctatagacctgaagCCTATAGCCAtggttcaaaaacgcggcttcaggtcaagtctgtagccgcgtttttaaaaacgcggctatagacccccagggtctgttgctgcgccgcttaggccggGGTTGTAAACGCAGCCatagaaaacgcggcttcaggtctatagccgcgttttcggtgtctatagccgcgtttttgaaacgcggctatagaccccgttttttgtagtgttcgTTTCAATGGGCAAATCGAAACAGGGTCCGAAAAAGTATTTTGAACATTTAGAAGTAATAAGCAATAAGTTGTTAGTTTTGAAGTGCACCCAAACACTCACTTATAGATCGAGTtaagttaaaaagaaaatgtggtCCAAACTCAAACTATGATGGCTGGAGATGGCAAAAGTTCTAGGACCACATGATTAATAACaattttgtcacaattttttcaaGTAACAAATGGTGagtgataaagaaaaaaaaaaaaaaaagtgaatttatGTAAAAGTATCAAACAAGTAATCTCGATATATAACCGTTACGTAAGAtaattataactttttatatagTACAAAAATTACTCTGCAGATATGTCCAGGTGGACTGAAGGCACAAATTAAGTAGGTAACAATGAGGTCAGCAAAAAataggattcagatcctctagagttcctagggtactctaccagtagagttcattaaatcctaaccactctttaatgatttaatggtttagattctgccatgtcagcatttcattaataatattcttgaaataataaaataatgttgtaaacaaaacaattaagatgattgttaatgaaatgctgacatggcaaaatctagaccattaaatcattaaagagtggttaggatttaatgaactctacttggtagagtaccctaggaactctagaggatctgaatcccaaAAAATATGGTAACAATCAGGTTAGGTCCATTAGGATATGAAGAATAAATGCGTGAGctgtttttttccccctcacA from Castanea sativa cultivar Marrone di Chiusa Pesio chromosome 6, ASM4071231v1 includes:
- the LOC142638704 gene encoding protein NUCLEAR FUSION DEFECTIVE 4-like; its protein translation is MVVSSGGGGGPWAEMKGGLTLQILKGRRFMMFGSLLIMNTAGLSYIFSLYSSEIKSSLGYDQTTLNLISFYKDLGANIGIISGLINEITPPWVVLAMGAGFNFFGYFMIWLSVTGRIAKPHVWQMCLYICLGSNSQPFVNTGALVTCIKNFPESRGVLIGVLKGYTGLSGAVITQLYHAIYGDDAKSLILLIAWLPVAICLAFLRTMRIMKAPRQPNELKLLYNFLYISLGLAGFLMIIIILEKRVTFTQSEYGGSAAMVLFLLFLPLAVVIRDEYELWKNKNEAINDPSPLEVTTEEAISSTEASTISVTKPSAQNNKQVSCWQTAFQPPDRGEDYTILQALFSIDMLLIFLATICGLGGTLTVIDNLGQIGDSLEYPKQSISTFVSLVSIWNYLGRVVAGITSEFFITKYKIPRTLMLTLTLLVSCVGHLLIAFNVPNGIYFASVIIGFCFGAQWPLLFAIISEIFGLKYYSTLFNFAAVASPIGSYLLNVRVTGHLYDKEAEKQMAASGLIRKAGEDLKCTGVDCFKLSFIIIAAVTFFGTLVSFILVLRTRKFYKSDIYKKFSENENQAQTKTVMAGDGAQLVEAQVR